The genomic region GCACAATTGGGTAGGGGATTTTTAACCTTTTTAAATCTGTGGGGTGGTCAATTCTTTGAGATGGTAATACGGGAATTCCTATCTTGTTAAACCACTCCTTAACTTGATACTCGAGTAAGTCCATTATATATACCTTTTTGCGTTAAAAATTAATTTTATTTGATTAACGGAATAGATGTTTTTCCGAGTTCTACCATTCTAGGAGAAATACTACAAAGGTTTCAACTACTGGATAACAGTAAAATTATTTACTACGTATTCGATTAGCTGTTCTAAGCTTTCCGGTCAACCTACTCGAGGGTGCCTTCTCCGCTCTCCGCAAGAGAGGGAAAGTTTTTAAAAACCCCTCTCCCAGGGGTATTTCGGTCCAGGTAATAGTTTATTCGAGTGTAGTAATATCAATACCCTTAGCTTTTAATTGTGCTAGTAAGGTTTGATACTTTTGTTGTTCCTGCTCTTTAAGAAATCTTTCTTGTTCTTTAAGCAGTTTTTCCCGTTCTGCACGCTGAGTTTCCTGTTCTTTAAGCAGTTTTTCCCGTTCTGCACGCTGAGTTTCCTGTTCTTTAAGCATTTTTTCCCGTTCTGCACGTTGATTTGCTTGTTCTCGAAGAAATTTTTCCTGTTCTGCATAATTGCTCAACTCTACAGGACTAAGAAACCTACCACCGTCTGGATAATAGATGACTAATTCATCTCCCGTCATATCAAACCGTACATCCAATCTTGGACTAGTCCAAACACTAAAATCCTTAATCTCTTTAAATGAATTATTTTCTCTAATAGATACTTCTAGACTAATCCTATCTGGGTCATACACATAATACTCTTCTACTCCATGTTTCAGATAAAACAGCTTTTTTTTGTCCATTTCATCTTGAGTATTCCCGGGAGATAAAATTTCAAAAACCACCTGGGGAGGAATATTATCCTCCTCCCACTGTCGATAAGACCCCCGGTGTGCCTTGGGTCTCCCAAACACCACCATGGTATCGGGAGCTAGTTTAATTTTGTTGCTCCCCTCTACTGGATACCAAAATAAGTCCCCAGCTACAAACACATGTGGATTAGACTTAAATAGTATTTCCAGATTCTCTTTGATTTTGACAATCCATGTGAATTGTTTAGTGTTATCCGCCATGGGTTCACCATCACTTTCTGGGTAGACAATTTCAGGGACGATTGTCTCTCCAAGCTGATTTTTATTAGATTTTATCACCCCTAGTTGAGTTTTTGGTGGAACTTGCCTCACCATATCTATACCTCCCATTGACTTTGGTACTGACTCAATCGGTTTAACTTACTATAACATGGCTTCTGTAGAAATGTGTTTCGTACCCCCACTTAAAATTAATTGAGTTGATTAAATCTAATATCTTTACTCATGCTTGAGAGCGATCGCCTCCTGAATTATGCCAAAAAAACCATCTATCTAAATATCACGCTTGACTTACTCAACAAAGTTAGATAAGTTAGGGTCATAATCATGTGCTGAGCCTTGATGGTCTTCATGATCCCAGTTCGTATAAACCAGACTCGCCCACCTAATGATTCAAATTCAACTCAACCTACCCGAGGGTGCCTTCTCTGCTCTCCGCAGCACCCCAGGGGAGTTCGCTCAAGAATTGCTTATCGCTGGCGTAGTTAAGTGGTATGAAATTGGCATGATCTCCCAATCCAAAGCTGTCGAAATTGCTGGCATCAGTCGTCAGTCTTTTTTACAGGCCCTTGAGCGATTTGGAGTTTCCCCATTTCAGACTACCTTAGAAGAACTCACGGAGGAAATTAACCGTGGTTAAGCGTTGGGTAGTCAATGCCTCCCCGATTATCAGCCTAGTCAAAATTAATCGCATACATTATTTACTCAGTGAACTGTGTTTAGAAAAGCTGATGCAAGTTGGTTTACGCATTAGTCCGACTATCCTTGCTCATGCGATCGCTCTGGCAAAAGAGTAGTAATAAGCTGTCGTGCAGCTAGAACGTATAAAATGAGCGGTAAAATTTAACTTGCAGTTTGGACCCCGAGTGTGAGAACCTGCTGCATTTTGACAATGGGGATCTCCACATTGACATTTTCTTGTTGTAGCCAAAGTTTTAAAGCTGCTGCACCTTGTTGCACCAGCATTTCCAATCCATCCAGTGCGATCGCACCCTGTGCTTGTGCTAATTGTAAAAATCGGGTTGGTTTGGGAGTGTAGATTAGGTCATAGGCGATCGCATGGCTAGGTAATTTATGCAGTTGGTCTTCAGTCACAGGTGACTCATCTATATTTGGGTACATACCAATGGGTGTGGTATTGACTAACAAGTTACATTGAGGGATGAGCTGTGGTAATTGCTCCCAACTATGGGTCTTGAGTTTATTAGTCAATTCATGAGCAAGGGGAGAATCTATCCAACTTTGCTCAAGTTGTTTTAATTTTTCCATATTCCTACCTACTAGGTGAATTTCTCCCATTCCCAGTTGAATACAACCAGCAACCACTGCTCTTGCTGCACCACCGTTGCCTATAACTACCGCTTTCTTTTCATGCCAGTTTTGATTGTATGTAGTTTGTAGTGGTGCTATAAATCCTGCCACATCCGTATTTGTTCCTATCCACCTCTCCCCTACACGAATTACCGTATTAACTGCACCTATAGCTTGAGCAACAGGAGATATTTCATGTAATAAAGGTATAATTGCCTGTTTATGGGGAATTGTGACATTAAAACCAACCACACCAATGGAAGCAAAACCAGCGATCGCCTGTTGTAAATTGTCCGGTGCAATGGGAAAAGGCAAATACACGTAGTCTAATCCTAAGTGGTGTAAAGCTGCATTGTGCATCAAGGGTGATAGGGAGTGCTCCACAGGATAGCCAATCACTCCCATAATTTTAGTTTTTCCAGTAATTCTTGGACAATGATCATATTCTTGGTCATTCATACAATTAGGACGCTGACATTTTTAAAAACTTGAGGTAATTATACTAGTTTAGAAGACAAGTAGGAAAAATACAAAGTAAGATCCCCCTAGGTTCTGATGGAACCTGGGGGGATTTTAACTAAGAACTAGGAAGAACTAGGAATTGCTGCCTAAACTAACTTTCACCACTTTGCTTTTTTCTTCTACCAATTTGGGTAAGGTCAGATGCAAAATACCATCTTTGTAATCAGCAGTAACATTGGTGTTTTGAACAGGTACGGGAAGGGAAATCACTCGGTGGAACTGACCATAATAAAACTCTGTCTTGGTTTTGTTTTTTCCCTCAACAGTAGTTTGAGACTTCCTTTCTCCGGTAATAGAAACTGAATCCTCTGTAACTTGAATATCCAGGTCTTTAGCTTCCATGCCAGGAATCTCTAGCTTGAGAACAATTGTGTCCTCAGTTTCAGTCATTTCTGCTGCTGGAACCCTAGCCACAGTATTTAAATCCTTTAAGCTAGTAGGTACAAAATCACCCAACAATTGGTTCAAATTACGTTCTAGGGTTTCTATTTCTTTCCAAGGACTGTAACGAATTAGTGCCATAATCGATTCCTCTGTCAATTTATTAGTAGTTTGTTTAGTGATTGCAAGAGTTTTATCAACCCTTTGACTATTATGTTATTCCTAGTTAAAAAAGATGTAAATTCGGCTCTCTCACTTATTTAATGATGATTACCGTACTTATAGTTTCCTAGACATAGATAAGGATATAAATAATATCCCCAGCTTTTTTGGGAAATGAGGTACAATTTTAATTAATCTTCCGTTGTTGATTTACAATATTGACGGGGAGGTAATACCAAAATGGCTACCACGGATGAATACAGACAACATATAAAAAATCTTCTGTCGGCACAAGCCAAGCTAGTTTGGGATAAACGTATTTAATCAGAAATGATTTTTGATACTGAACGGGATCACTATCAACTCTTATTATTGTTCTTTAAAACCCTCATATTAGTGCTTGTACAAAAAAACATTGATATTTCCAATGAATTTCCGATCGCAAAAACCATATTCGTGACAATTGAGTTAGAATTATTAAAGGTTTGTTACAGAGCTGGCAAAAGACCCCCATTTCTGATATGCAAGCCCTATCTAGTTCTCAAATATAAAAACTCAAAAACTCACAAAGGCTCTCTATGACGCTCCCAATTCGTAACGTCGCCATTATCGCCCACGTTGACCACGGCAAAACCACCCTGGTTGATGCTCTCCTGAAACAGTCCGGCATTTTCCGCGAAGGCGAAGACGTTCCGGATTGTGTCATGGACTCCAATGATCTAGAGAGAGAGCGAGGCATTACTATTCTTTCCAAGAATACTGCGGTTAAGTATAAAGATACCCTAATCAATATTGTGGACACTCCCGGTCACGCTGACTTTGGTGGAGAGGTGGAACGAGTTCTGGGTATGGTGGATGGTTGTATACTAATTGTTGATGCTAATGAAGGACCCATGCCTCAAACCAGGTTTGTGTTAAAAAAGGCTTTGGAAAAGGGCCTACGTCCCATTGTGGTAATTAACAAAATCGACCGCGCTAAGGCTGATCCCCATGTTGCT from Cylindrospermopsis curvispora GIHE-G1 harbors:
- a CDS encoding Uma2 family endonuclease, with protein sequence MVRQVPPKTQLGVIKSNKNQLGETIVPEIVYPESDGEPMADNTKQFTWIVKIKENLEILFKSNPHVFVAGDLFWYPVEGSNKIKLAPDTMVVFGRPKAHRGSYRQWEEDNIPPQVVFEILSPGNTQDEMDKKKLFYLKHGVEEYYVYDPDRISLEVSIRENNSFKEIKDFSVWTSPRLDVRFDMTGDELVIYYPDGGRFLSPVELSNYAEQEKFLREQANQRAEREKMLKEQETQRAEREKLLKEQETQRAEREKLLKEQERFLKEQEQQKYQTLLAQLKAKGIDITTLE
- a CDS encoding UPF0175 family protein — its product is MIQIQLNLPEGAFSALRSTPGEFAQELLIAGVVKWYEIGMISQSKAVEIAGISRQSFLQALERFGVSPFQTTLEELTEEINRG
- a CDS encoding shikimate dehydrogenase, which encodes MNDQEYDHCPRITGKTKIMGVIGYPVEHSLSPLMHNAALHHLGLDYVYLPFPIAPDNLQQAIAGFASIGVVGFNVTIPHKQAIIPLLHEISPVAQAIGAVNTVIRVGERWIGTNTDVAGFIAPLQTTYNQNWHEKKAVVIGNGGAARAVVAGCIQLGMGEIHLVGRNMEKLKQLEQSWIDSPLAHELTNKLKTHSWEQLPQLIPQCNLLVNTTPIGMYPNIDESPVTEDQLHKLPSHAIAYDLIYTPKPTRFLQLAQAQGAIALDGLEMLVQQGAAALKLWLQQENVNVEIPIVKMQQVLTLGVQTAS
- a CDS encoding Hsp20/alpha crystallin family protein, which codes for MALIRYSPWKEIETLERNLNQLLGDFVPTSLKDLNTVARVPAAEMTETEDTIVLKLEIPGMEAKDLDIQVTEDSVSITGERKSQTTVEGKNKTKTEFYYGQFHRVISLPVPVQNTNVTADYKDGILHLTLPKLVEEKSKVVKVSLGSNS